A region from the Silene latifolia isolate original U9 population chromosome 7, ASM4854445v1, whole genome shotgun sequence genome encodes:
- the LOC141589869 gene encoding cathecol O-methyltransferase 1-like → MDTGAVINNVNTNNYLVKESDNEDNNNINHYLSALHAIQASFLPMVLHAAVELNVFDILAKTGHGNGLTVKEISNELSGCRNPDAPMFLDRMLRLLASHSMVSCTIWPTNDGGSERRYGLSPISKFFVGDENGKSLGPVLALYIDPVIQASWSKLKEAVLEGGIPFNKVHGMHAYEYPTFDLKFNHVFNEAMFKQPSFTILKLLEEYHIFEGINKLVDVGGGLGHMLRIIVAKYPSIRCFNFDLPHVIREAEPYPGVHHIGGDMFSSVPQGDAILLKWVLQVWNDENCIKVLENCYKSIPNNGKVIIMEEIVPDQPEATNVAQIVSEIDAYLMIKNPGGRLRTFKEFVDLGTIVGFKGITIIGNVAELSVLEFCKS, encoded by the exons ATGGATACCGGCGCGGTAATTAACAATGTTAATACCAATAATTACCTTGTGAAAGAAAGTGATAATgaagataataataatattaatcacTATCTTTCAGCACTTCATGCAATACAAGCAAGTTTCTTGCCCATGGTCCTCCATGCAGCCGTAGAGCTTAACGTATTCGACATCTTAGCGAAAACGGGTCATGGAAACGGGCTAACCGTTAAGGAGATATCGAATGAGCTTTCAGGTTGTCGGAACCCTGATGCACCAATGTTTTTGGACCGTATGCTTAGGCTACTTGCTTCTCATTCTATGGTTAGTTGCACAATTTGGCCCACCAATGATGGTGGTTCCGAAAGACGATACGGGTTGAGTCCGATTTCGAAGTTCTTTGTTGGTGATGAAAATGGGAAGAGTCTTGGGCCTGTTCTTGCCTTGTATATTGACCCGGTTATTCAAGCAAGTTG GAGCAAATTAAAGGAAGCGGTGTTAGAAGGAGGGATCCCTTTCAACAAGGTGCATGGCATGCATGCATATGAATATCCAACATTTGACCTAAAATTCAACCATGTTTTCAATGAGGCAATGTTTAAGCAACCTAGTTTTACAATCCTAAAATTACTCGAAGAATACCATATTTTTGAGGGAATTAACAAATTGGTAGATGTGGGTGGTGGTCTTGGACATATGCTTCGGATTATTGTCGCTAAATATCCATCTATCCGATGCTTCAATTTCGACTTGCCTCATGTTATACGTGAAGCCGAGCCTTATCCCG GAGTGCATCACATCGGTGGAGATATGTTTTCAAGTGTTCCTCAAGGAGACGCCATTTTATTAAAG TGGGTTCTCCAAGTATGGAATGATGAAAATTGCATAAAAGTGTTGGAAAATTGCTACAAATCGATACCAAATAATGGGAAGGTAATCATAATGGAAGAAATAGTCCCAGATCAACCTGAAGCTACAAATGTTGCACAAATTGTTAGTGAAATAGATGCTTATTTGATGATCAAGAATCCAGGTGGAAGGTTGAGAACTTTCAAAGAGTTTGTTGATTTAGGTACAATTGTTGGATTTAAAGGCATTACAATTATTGGTAATGTTGCTGAATTAAGTGTGTTGGAGTTCTGTAAATCTTGA
- the LOC141591944 gene encoding sm-like protein LSM4: MLPLSLLKTAQGHPMLVELKNGETYNGHLVNCDTWMNIHLREVICTSKDGDRFWRMPECYIRGNTIKYLRVPDEVIDKVQEEKIRSDRRPPGVGRGRGRGREEGPGRQQKGIGRGMDDGGKGAGGRGRGASIGKPSGKAGGRGR, translated from the exons ATG CTTCCTCTATCGCTGTTGAAGACCGCTCAAGGTCACCCTATG TTGGTAGAATTGAAGAATGGAGAGACATATAATGGGCATTTGGTAAATTGTGATACTTGGATGAATATTCATCTTCGTGAAGTTATCTGTACTTCTAAG GACGGAGACCGGTTTTGGAGAATGCCTGAATGTTATATCAGGGGGAACACTATCAAGTATCTTCGAGTTCCCGATGAG GTCATTGATAAAGTGCAAGAGGAGAAGATCCGTTCAG ACAGGAGGCCACCTGGGGTAGGACGTGGAAGAGGAAGAGGTAGGGAAGAAGGTCCTGGAAGGCAGCAGAAAGGCATTGGACGTGGTATGGATGATGGTGGTAAAGGTGCTGGAGGCCGAGGCCGTGGTGCTTCTATTGGGAAGCCTAGTGGAAAAG CTGGTGGACGAGGGCGTTGA